A stretch of DNA from Kwoniella mangroviensis CBS 8507 chromosome 1 map unlocalized Ctg01, whole genome shotgun sequence:
TGCTTGCGCTAGCGCTGGCTTGAACGAAGGTATGGTGATTTCGTGACATTGTTGGATAGACATACACTTGAGGGGGTTGGTCCACAGATCTCTCAACAGGGAGAAAAGCAGGATGCATGAACGTGTGTTGCGAAGTGCGATGAGATGTCCTTCGGTCATCCTTGTAACACAATCGAATCCAGGCACCACTCGCCCAGCACGACATTTCAACTGCCATCCCAGTTTATCGATCAACTTTTTTTTTCATTCCTATTTATAccctctcttccacttcatATGCTTACTTCTCTTGTTCGTCGTGTAAACTTACCTCACATCATATCGAGATATACCAGAATGTCGTTCGGTCAATTGGAAGCTAACGAAAAAGGTGGGTCAAGCATACGAGTAAGACCCATTGAGTATTCGAATCACTTTAGCTGACTTTGTCTGCCTTTCAGTCCTCGTTGGATGTATTGGTGGTTCAGGTTTGTACCACCTAGATAATCTGACTGTAGTGTGAGTACTCTGCTCCTTGAAATTTCTTCGGTCATCAAAATCTATAGCCTATCACATAATATCATTTTGACCATACCGACAATTAACCTATCTATGTCGCAACTTGCAGCAAAAAACTCGATATCACCACACCATGGGGCAAaccctcttcacctatcaccatctcctctcttccttcaggTGATCTCATCGCATTCATATCCAGACACGGTGCTCATCACACCATCACACCATCCGAGGTACCCGCACGAGCGAACATAGCAGCATTGAAGCATATCGGATGTGAGGCCATCATCGCTTTCTCAGCTGTTGGTTCATTAAGGGAAGAAATCGCTCCTGGACATTTCATCATCCCCGATCAAATCATAGATAGAACCAAGGGTATAAGGGAAGATACATACTTTAGAGGAGAGGGTGTGGTCGTCCACTCAATGTTCGGTGAACCCTTTTCAAAGAAATTGAGCGAATTTGTTGCTCCGAAAGTACAGAAGATCTTGAGTGAACAGGAGGGTGATGTAAAGGTACATACCGGTAAGACCGTTGTAtgtatggaaggtgagtccactGGGATTTCAATTGCTATCCCTCGTGAACGTATGCTCATAATCCTCGGAATCGTGATAGGTCCCGCTTTTTCCACTCGAGCAGAATCATTGATGTACAGACAATGGGGtggtgatatcatcaacatgtctGTCATTCCTGAAGCGAAATTAGCTAGGGAGTGTGAACTTGAGTGAGTGTTGTGATTTATCTACTCGACTGCACACtgtatcttcctccttttcatctgGCCATGCCAGGTCAACGAATTTAGGCCATCAAGTGAAACCTTCACGAGTCAGCATGATGACGATTAACTATGTTACCTATACTAACGGACCTTCTCCCACAGCTACACCCTTATCTGTACTTCTACCGATTTCGATGCCTGGAGAGTCGGTGAAGCTCCCGTAACAGTCGAAGAAGTCATCAAAACCCTTCACACCAACGCTGGTAACTCTCGAGCCGTCGCTGCAGGCTTATTACAAGACGTCCATGATGTAGTTGCTGAAGGCAAGTTGTTGAACGAGATTAAAGGATCGATGAAATACGCTTGTATCACTCgtgtcgaggtgagttgtctgTCATTTTCTTCTGTATATAACATTCCTAAATCTCGTTACTCTTTCCCCACCCTTTTCTTCAATTTTTATCGACCAATTATCTATATTTTATTCGACaatactcatactcatcccATTAATGCTTGTTATCTACCTTCCCTGTTATAGGACCTGAAACGAAACTTTAACAAGACTGGTGCTGACGCGTATGAGTCTCATTTGATCCAGTCACAACCTGAAGCTGCTCGAAAGAAGTTTGCCTACATCTTGCCCTACTTCTCGGATTAGAAAGATAATTCACTCGCAAAGAAGAGTACAAAAAGGGAAATAGAGAGCTGGGTATATATAATCAACGAATAAATTGTGGTGGATTGTCATATCATAGAGTAAATAATGTATAGATTTGATAAAATAGATGATCACATATAGTGAGACGTCATGGACGCGGATAAGATAGACACTAATATCACGAGAATCGCTCCTACTGTTCCCTAACAATTAATGCGACGCATTTCACACACAGTCGTATCCCCTTGCGGCCTTATCAAATAACCCATGAACAAGGTTCCTTTACCTCAATCCCCAGACGTACCAGGCCAAATCGTTCTTCCATATTCGTTGCTAtggatcagatcattcattcaatttTCTCCAAAAGTTATACAACGGTAATTCAAtacaatctcatctatccaatTTACCATCTTCTTACTTTACATCCCATCTATCAAAAATCTCACATCTTACACACCCTGCTTCCACGTTAAAATCCAATCCCAGCAGTACCGCCAGGTCTCTGAGCGAGACATCTCTGAACACTCAATTCGAACGGTGTCTTCCCTGCAAAACCACCTTTCTTAATCgtcaaaccatctttcaatctcatacTCAATCCATCTACTCCGTCCCCTCCAAGTCCACCGGATCCTACACCAAGTGGgaaagcagaagatgaataacTTCTATTCATAGTTCCTGGTCGTCCAATccctcctactcctcctcctcctgtgACATTTCGATTCTGTTGAATgctatcaccatctttaCCTAATTCTTTCAACGTTTTAACTAAACTTTCATGTGATTCTCTATAATCTCCATTTGTCAATCCCACTTTTAACCTCCCTTCACTCAAATCCTGTTGAATATCTGGATCTCTCATATCCATCTCCCACCTGGGTCTAATTGCTTTTTTCGTACTGGGTAAAAAACGAGATATCAAATAAACCGTTTCGGGTATGTTCGCGTGTCCCAACGAGTTGTGATATAACGTAGGATCGTTTGTAGATGGCATACGAGATGCTAAACTGGCAGCTTCCAGTGCggtcttccttcttctccctgtACCGGATGTCGATCGCGCGGGGGAAGATAAAGTCGCTGTTGCCGGTGTAGCCAATGGAGCGAATATTGATCGGATCGAtttttgagatgatatactaTCCTTTCTCGAATGCGATTGACTCTGACTTTGATTCTGAATTTTGCCCGATCTAGGTGTACTTTCCTCAGGGATAGGTCCATCCCATCCTTGTCCTTTTGCCATCTCGTAGCTTatctgaggttgaggtaCAGGAGGCTGATGCATCGATGGGACCCTCTGTCGCTTATCGTCCTTGGTAGGTGAACCGAACATACTTCCAGGTCGGGATGTAGCGGTAGTTGCATGAGTTCTGTATCCCGTCGGTGAATTTaatggatgaggtggtgcTCTGAGGGATTGGATAGATCGTAGGGAACTGTTGGAATAGCGATGTCGGAGTTGTGGGTGTTGCTGGGAAGTTTGACGTGATCGTATTGCACCCTGTGATTGGGTTTGAGGTTGTGACTGAGAAGCGTTCCTCTGACGTTGAGACTCTGATGGTTCTTGTTGAGCCTCAGTTTGAGCAGATTCTTGAGCGTTGGAAGAAGACATCTGAGGGAAAgggtatgaaggtgaagttgagatCGCGTCCGCCTCGTTCGCTTGAGGAAGCCCACTACCCTCTGTTGATCTGAGTCTACTCGATACTTCGGGTCTAGTTGATTTTGCTCTATCTCTTGATCCATCCCTCCCGCCCTCTCTGTCCGAAGAAGGGTATCTCCTAGAATCCGCGGAAGCGGTGGGTTCCATGCTGATTGGACCAACTAGCGATTTCGCCGACGTATTTCGTCGGATCGGATGAGGAGTGACTATAGGATGAGGGTCTTGGACGGGTAATTCTGCTGCTACTTGTG
This window harbors:
- a CDS encoding S-methyl-5'-thioadenosine phosphorylase — protein: MSFGQLEANEKVLVGCIGGSGLYHLDNLTVVKKLDITTPWGKPSSPITISSLPSGDLIAFISRHGAHHTITPSEVPARANIAALKHIGCEAIIAFSAVGSLREEIAPGHFIIPDQIIDRTKGIREDTYFRGEGVVVHSMFGEPFSKKLSEFVAPKVQKILSEQEGDVKVHTGKTVVCMEGPAFSTRAESLMYRQWGGDIINMSVIPEAKLARECELDYTLICTSTDFDAWRVGEAPVTVEEVIKTLHTNAGNSRAVAAGLLQDVHDVVAEGKLLNEIKGSMKYACITRVESQPEAARKKFAYILPYFSD